A genome region from Fervidobacterium changbaicum includes the following:
- the acpP gene encoding acyl carrier protein yields the protein MEREELFKKVAEIISEKLNVPIEDIEEDSHLIEDLGADSLDAFDLVMVFEDEFGIKLEDDEIEKLMTVKDIVDLLQEKLKDRE from the coding sequence ATGGAGAGAGAAGAACTTTTCAAAAAGGTTGCGGAAATTATTTCCGAAAAGCTTAACGTTCCTATCGAAGATATCGAGGAAGACAGTCATCTGATTGAAGACCTCGGAGCAGATTCTCTTGATGCTTTTGATTTGGTTATGGTCTTTGAGGACGAATTTGGAATCAAGCTCGAGGACGATGAGATTGAAAAGTTAATGACGGTAAAAGATATAGTTGATTTGCTGCAAGAGAAGTTGAAAGACAGAGAGTAA
- a CDS encoding M3 family oligoendopeptidase, which yields MEWKLEQLFENDEAAIENARVQLEEVKRIAREIERENAPERLAKLIRDFEEHMDEFAKSIQYAWMRYSIDTESAESQKVLGVIQQLASQVHEQDAIVEVKLAALDDSALEEVIKFDDNYEHLIRRIIERRKHLLSKDAEQVLALTSVSRRDGIAKIHSRLESSYTFELEVDGEKKVLTVEEIKALRRSTNSDLRKRAMRVFFERFKEDSIVMTEVYNLVVKDYDTESRLRRFPKPISMMNFANEVSDEVVDRLIAVTNEKTEILRKYYDWKSKMLGEKLTLADVYAPISNKKREFTFEEARDIILESYYAFDEKAGSVVEGFFKEERIDLYPRKGKVSGAYCIYSTTKLPPYVLTNFTNNMYDVMTLAHELGHGLHGMLSRKQTFFNHDTPLTLAELASVFGEFLVFDNLKRKLSKEEKMALIASKIEDIFATTFRQNMFTNFEIRAHELISKNGYAGWDELSGIYHEELERVFGNVVEIPEWYNHEWSSIPHIYETPFYVYAYNFAQCLVIALYQKYLEEGKAFVGKYLQLLESGGRYSPEELLEKVGIDVSKEGFWENAFEFVDGLVEELIGMGNEQ from the coding sequence TTGGAGTGGAAACTTGAACAGCTGTTTGAAAACGATGAAGCTGCAATAGAAAATGCAAGGGTGCAACTGGAAGAGGTTAAAAGAATTGCAAGGGAAATAGAGCGTGAAAATGCTCCGGAAAGGTTAGCGAAGTTGATTAGGGATTTTGAGGAGCATATGGATGAATTCGCGAAATCCATCCAGTACGCGTGGATGAGGTATTCGATTGATACTGAGAGTGCTGAGAGTCAGAAAGTTTTGGGCGTTATCCAGCAGTTGGCTTCGCAAGTGCACGAACAGGATGCGATTGTAGAGGTTAAATTGGCAGCTTTGGACGATTCAGCCCTTGAAGAGGTAATCAAATTCGACGATAATTACGAACACTTGATAAGACGCATCATTGAGAGAAGAAAGCACCTTCTTTCAAAAGATGCAGAGCAAGTGCTTGCGCTCACTTCGGTTTCAAGAAGGGACGGGATTGCTAAGATACACAGCCGTCTGGAGAGTTCTTATACATTCGAGCTGGAGGTTGACGGTGAGAAAAAGGTTCTTACCGTGGAAGAGATAAAGGCACTGAGAAGGTCTACTAATAGTGACTTACGTAAGCGTGCGATGCGGGTGTTTTTTGAAAGGTTTAAGGAAGATTCGATAGTGATGACGGAAGTTTACAACCTCGTAGTGAAAGATTACGATACGGAAAGTAGGCTTAGAAGGTTTCCAAAACCTATCTCGATGATGAATTTTGCAAATGAAGTGAGTGATGAGGTTGTTGATAGGCTTATTGCTGTGACGAACGAGAAGACGGAAATTCTAAGGAAGTACTACGACTGGAAGTCCAAGATGCTGGGTGAAAAGCTGACTTTGGCGGATGTGTATGCTCCGATTTCGAATAAGAAAAGGGAATTCACTTTTGAAGAAGCGAGGGATATAATACTTGAGTCTTACTATGCGTTTGATGAAAAAGCTGGCAGTGTTGTTGAGGGATTTTTCAAGGAAGAGCGGATAGATTTGTACCCGAGAAAAGGGAAAGTGAGCGGAGCTTATTGTATATACTCTACGACAAAGCTTCCACCGTACGTACTGACAAATTTCACGAATAACATGTACGATGTTATGACACTTGCTCACGAACTTGGTCATGGATTGCACGGCATGTTGTCCAGAAAGCAGACGTTTTTCAACCACGACACACCTCTTACACTTGCCGAACTCGCTTCCGTGTTTGGGGAGTTTTTGGTATTCGACAATCTTAAGAGGAAGTTATCAAAGGAAGAGAAGATGGCACTGATAGCTTCAAAGATAGAAGATATCTTTGCCACAACGTTTAGGCAGAACATGTTTACAAACTTTGAGATTAGAGCGCACGAGTTGATAAGCAAGAATGGGTACGCAGGATGGGATGAGCTGAGTGGAATATACCACGAGGAACTTGAGAGAGTCTTTGGAAATGTTGTCGAGATTCCGGAATGGTACAACCATGAATGGTCTTCGATACCACACATTTACGAAACTCCGTTCTATGTATACGCGTACAATTTCGCTCAGTGTTTGGTTATCGCTTTGTATCAGAAATACTTAGAGGAAGGAAAAGCGTTTGTAGGCAAATATTTGCAGCTTTTGGAGAGTGGAGGAAGGTATTCTCCGGAAGAACTGCTTGAAAAAGTGGGAATAGACGTGAGTAAAGAAGGATTTTGGGAGAATGCTTTCGAATTCGTAGATGGACTTGTCGAAGAACTAATCGGTATGGGAAATGAGCAATAG
- the lepA gene encoding translation elongation factor 4: MRKVENVRNICIIAHIDHGKTTLTDRILEMTNAVEKRKMREQYLDSMDIERERGITIKSHPLRVFYKSDDGNEYEINIVDTPGHVDFSYEVDRSMAAVEGAILLVDATQGVQAQTVANTYKALEHNLEIIPAVNKIDMPNANIEETVAEIEDLIGIPGEDVFRISAKEGIGVKELIEAVIRLVPPPKTSDDGHLRALIFDAKYDKYRGAIAYVRVFDGEIKAQDKIMMMSSGEVYEVVEVGTFTPDMVPVDVLKAGDIGYVIAGLKDVSKARIGDTITKPDNPAPEPLPGYKEVKPMVYAGMYPGLPEYYEELRKALEKYKLNDAALVFKPDHSPALGFGFRCGFLGLLHMDVVRERLEREFDMAVILTAPNVEYKVVTHSGEEVFINDPAKFPEEGEVREIYEPYVKLSIITPPEYIGKLMNLVQNEKRGTLVSTENAGHERVVMHFEVPLAEIIFDFFDKMKAVSRGYASMDYEFLEYRKSDLVKITIYVNKEPVDALSFVAHREKAYTIARKLVDKLAELIPQHQFEIPIQAKAGGRFIARSTVKALRKDVLAKCYGGDVTRKMKLLEKQKEGKKKLREIGNVTIPQEAFLAMLRIGEEEE; the protein is encoded by the coding sequence ATGAGAAAGGTAGAGAACGTAAGGAATATTTGTATTATCGCACATATCGACCACGGTAAGACGACGTTGACCGATAGGATTTTGGAGATGACGAATGCCGTTGAGAAGCGCAAGATGAGAGAGCAGTATTTGGATAGTATGGATATTGAGCGAGAGCGCGGGATAACGATAAAGTCGCATCCGCTTAGGGTGTTTTACAAGTCAGACGATGGGAATGAGTATGAGATCAATATCGTCGACACCCCAGGGCACGTGGATTTTTCGTACGAAGTGGACAGGAGTATGGCAGCTGTTGAGGGTGCGATCTTGCTTGTCGATGCAACGCAAGGAGTCCAAGCTCAGACGGTTGCGAATACGTACAAGGCACTGGAACATAACTTGGAGATAATTCCTGCGGTGAATAAGATAGATATGCCAAATGCGAATATAGAGGAAACGGTTGCTGAGATTGAGGATTTGATAGGTATCCCGGGTGAGGATGTTTTTAGAATCAGCGCAAAGGAAGGTATTGGTGTAAAGGAGTTGATTGAGGCTGTTATTAGGTTGGTTCCACCACCAAAGACGTCCGATGATGGGCATTTGAGGGCGTTGATTTTTGATGCAAAGTACGACAAGTACCGTGGTGCAATTGCGTATGTGAGGGTATTTGATGGAGAGATAAAGGCGCAAGATAAGATAATGATGATGTCTTCGGGCGAGGTGTACGAGGTTGTTGAGGTTGGAACGTTTACGCCCGACATGGTTCCTGTTGATGTTTTGAAGGCTGGAGATATTGGATATGTCATCGCCGGATTGAAGGATGTTTCGAAGGCAAGAATTGGTGATACAATTACCAAACCTGATAATCCAGCCCCAGAGCCATTACCAGGTTACAAAGAGGTCAAGCCGATGGTTTACGCAGGTATGTATCCCGGTTTGCCCGAGTACTATGAAGAGCTAAGGAAAGCTCTGGAAAAGTACAAGTTGAACGATGCGGCGCTGGTTTTTAAACCGGACCATTCACCTGCACTGGGATTTGGTTTTAGGTGTGGATTTTTGGGACTTTTGCATATGGATGTTGTGAGGGAAAGGCTTGAAAGGGAATTCGACATGGCTGTTATATTGACCGCACCGAACGTTGAGTACAAGGTTGTTACTCACAGCGGTGAGGAGGTCTTTATCAACGACCCAGCGAAGTTTCCTGAAGAAGGTGAGGTAAGGGAGATATACGAGCCTTACGTGAAGTTGTCGATAATCACTCCACCTGAATATATTGGAAAGTTGATGAATTTGGTGCAAAATGAAAAGCGCGGGACGTTGGTTTCAACAGAGAATGCTGGTCATGAGCGTGTTGTGATGCACTTTGAGGTTCCGCTTGCCGAGATTATTTTTGATTTCTTTGATAAGATGAAGGCGGTTAGCCGAGGATATGCTTCGATGGACTATGAATTTCTTGAATACAGAAAGAGCGACCTTGTGAAGATTACTATATACGTAAACAAGGAACCTGTTGATGCACTTTCGTTCGTTGCACACAGGGAAAAGGCTTATACGATAGCAAGGAAGTTGGTCGATAAACTCGCAGAGCTTATTCCACAGCATCAGTTCGAGATACCGATTCAAGCGAAAGCCGGCGGTAGGTTCATTGCGAGGTCAACTGTTAAGGCACTTAGAAAGGACGTTCTTGCAAAGTGTTACGGCGGGGACGTTACCAGAAAGATGAAGCTATTGGAAAAACAGAAGGAAGGTAAGAAGAAACTCAGGGAAATAGGCAACGTGACGATTCCTCAGGAAGCGTTCCTTGCGATGCTTAGAATCGGCGAGGAAGAGGAATAA
- a CDS encoding mechanosensitive ion channel family protein, with protein sequence MPMAVVMDIFWSIVALVIAYVVHKIIMSSINRFVSSIGKEVKAPKTLSVLLGFLIYGFAIAGILAIWDVNLAPYLAGLGISGIVLGLALQEPLTNFMSGILVLVTRKVFEGEVVDVDGLTGIVDVVKMNHVHLCTFDGKLILIPNRKVWSGTVTKFWPGRYRRIDVDVTVDYSSDLDKVVAILKKVLEEEPLVVKDESVQNNVVFKSFDSNGVTYTVRFWAERETYLDTLNAVAHRIKREFDGSGIKIPFTVVEVRKPE encoded by the coding sequence ATGCCCATGGCAGTGGTTATGGATATCTTTTGGTCGATTGTTGCTTTGGTAATCGCTTACGTGGTTCACAAGATTATCATGAGTTCTATTAACAGGTTTGTGTCGAGTATAGGAAAGGAAGTTAAGGCACCGAAGACGTTGTCTGTGCTTCTTGGGTTTTTGATATATGGTTTTGCAATTGCTGGTATTTTGGCAATTTGGGACGTTAATCTTGCGCCGTACCTTGCCGGTTTGGGAATTTCAGGTATCGTGCTCGGTCTTGCACTCCAAGAACCTTTGACGAACTTCATGTCCGGTATTCTGGTCTTGGTGACAAGGAAAGTTTTTGAAGGTGAAGTTGTTGATGTGGACGGTCTAACCGGGATTGTTGATGTGGTGAAGATGAATCACGTGCACCTGTGTACGTTCGATGGGAAGTTGATTCTAATTCCTAACCGAAAGGTTTGGTCTGGTACGGTTACGAAGTTCTGGCCTGGAAGGTATAGAAGGATAGATGTTGATGTTACGGTTGATTATTCGTCGGATTTGGACAAAGTCGTTGCTATTTTGAAGAAGGTCCTAGAAGAGGAACCACTTGTTGTTAAGGATGAATCGGTACAAAACAATGTCGTTTTCAAGTCTTTTGATTCGAATGGTGTAACGTATACGGTTCGATTCTGGGCGGAGCGAGAAACTTACTTGGATACGCTCAATGCTGTAGCGCATAGAATTAAGAGGGAATTTGATGGTTCTGGAATTAAGATACCGTTTACTGTTGTGGAAGTTAGGAAACCAGAATAA
- the trpS gene encoding tryptophan--tRNA ligase, producing MRILSGIRPTGKVHIGHYVGVFENWVRLQNEGHDTFYFVADWHALTTHYEDTSELRQNTFELVKTMMAVGLEKSTLFVQSAIKQHAELFLLFAMVTPLSWLERVPTYKEMRQQVTNRDLSNAGFLMYPVLQAADILIYKADGVPVGEDQVYHIELTREIARRFNYIFKKEVFPEPKELLSKVPKLLGTDGRKMSKSYGNTIPLITTEQELSKMIMPMVTDTNRKRRSDPGNPEVCPVWDYHKAFGTADNPEEKQWVYEGCTQAKIGCIDCKRLLLKNMLGKLQPIWDRYNSISDDEVKAKMEEGNEKARQVAQRTMNEVREAVQIMF from the coding sequence ATGCGTATATTGAGCGGTATTAGGCCTACCGGAAAGGTTCATATTGGTCATTATGTTGGTGTTTTTGAGAATTGGGTAAGACTCCAGAACGAAGGGCACGATACTTTTTATTTTGTTGCCGATTGGCACGCACTCACAACGCACTATGAAGATACCAGCGAATTAAGGCAAAATACATTTGAGCTTGTGAAGACGATGATGGCAGTTGGGCTTGAGAAGTCAACTCTGTTTGTCCAGTCCGCTATTAAGCAGCACGCTGAATTGTTTTTGCTCTTTGCGATGGTAACTCCACTGTCTTGGCTTGAGAGAGTGCCTACGTACAAGGAGATGCGCCAGCAGGTTACAAACAGAGACCTTTCGAATGCAGGTTTTTTGATGTATCCAGTTTTGCAGGCAGCGGATATTTTGATTTATAAAGCCGATGGGGTGCCAGTTGGGGAAGATCAGGTGTACCACATCGAGCTGACTCGTGAGATCGCAAGAAGGTTTAATTATATTTTCAAGAAAGAGGTCTTCCCGGAACCTAAGGAGCTTCTTTCCAAGGTGCCAAAGCTTCTTGGTACCGACGGTAGGAAGATGAGCAAAAGCTACGGAAATACGATCCCGCTGATCACAACCGAGCAGGAGCTTTCGAAGATGATAATGCCGATGGTCACGGATACGAATAGGAAAAGAAGAAGCGACCCGGGTAATCCGGAAGTGTGTCCAGTTTGGGATTATCACAAGGCGTTTGGAACAGCTGATAATCCAGAGGAAAAGCAGTGGGTGTACGAAGGATGTACGCAGGCGAAGATCGGATGTATTGATTGTAAGAGGTTGCTTTTGAAGAATATGCTCGGCAAACTTCAGCCGATATGGGATAGGTACAATTCTATTTCAGATGATGAGGTCAAGGCAAAGATGGAAGAGGGAAATGAAAAAGCAAGGCAGGTTGCCCAAAGAACTATGAACGAGGTTAGGGAAGCTGTGCAGATAATGTTTTAA
- a CDS encoding ATP-binding protein: MYPFHTVTIPHKDIIEGRLTMDVFAADLSEVSQNKGHEEYRDPDIFFQKTYLTEGLKNLLSIVEKRLKGLGGDPVIQLQTPFGGGKTHALIAIYHKAKEWGAKRIVMVGTALTTYETLWGTLEQQLTGKIEEFTDKNWSKSKKEIKELLESHQPVVILMDEILEYATRAAGVTIGESTLAAQTIAFIQELTEAVASLEKACLVVTLPSSVIEHYDESAERLYQQLQRVSGRVEKIYTPVNENEIAKVVRRRLFLGVDESKAKEIVSWFVNYADREGILPEGVQPSEYRDRFLDSYPFMPEVLDVLYHRWGSFPNFQRTRGVLRILSLVIHSLKDSEKPYISLADFDLSNETIRQEFLKHIGTEFNSVLAQDITDSGAGAKKVDKSLGDAYQGLNMGTRTASTIFLYSFSGGQEKGINLRELKRCASVVGVPATLVSEAVEQLRQNLFYLQSTGDRFFFSNQPNINRIILTEMENIKDEEAERLELDILKQNIKGDKLKVFIWEEDPSNIPDSEELKLVVLKRDNKERIQNILRNKGATPRVNRNTIFFLYPMESERSRFTNTLLKKIAYERVERNKDLQLSEEQRREVREKLKEISDELNMVIRALYRLIGIPAEREEIKVEDLGIPTYGDLKPIDYRVYERLKALGEILEKIAPLVIKEKYLVDRDYVSTKQIYQSTLTTPGQIRFVSRDVLVDGIIEGVEKGIFGLGELSSDKLICSYFKEKPSVSFADNEVLIRQEICEEQRRKIDTGEKTEDGETGVGSVAEKTRDYTPPTLITPPAGVRKQLSLTFEVPQGKLSDIMPILRFIQSKFGRIRINLTATDGEISEDEYDMRIKEAFEQARIDFEER, encoded by the coding sequence ATGTACCCGTTCCATACTGTTACTATACCCCATAAGGATATTATTGAGGGTAGACTTACCATGGACGTATTTGCTGCAGATTTGTCTGAGGTGAGCCAGAATAAAGGACATGAAGAGTATAGAGATCCAGATATATTCTTCCAAAAGACATACCTTACTGAAGGGCTGAAGAATTTGCTGAGTATTGTTGAAAAAAGATTAAAAGGACTGGGTGGAGATCCTGTCATTCAACTTCAAACACCATTTGGTGGTGGTAAAACACACGCCCTCATTGCTATTTACCACAAAGCGAAAGAATGGGGAGCAAAAAGGATTGTGATGGTAGGAACCGCGCTAACTACTTATGAAACATTGTGGGGGACACTCGAACAGCAGTTAACTGGGAAGATAGAAGAATTTACCGATAAAAACTGGAGCAAGAGCAAGAAGGAAATCAAGGAACTGCTTGAAAGTCATCAGCCAGTAGTTATACTTATGGACGAAATCTTAGAATACGCAACAAGGGCTGCCGGAGTTACGATAGGAGAAAGCACCTTGGCAGCGCAGACTATCGCATTCATACAGGAGCTGACGGAAGCGGTAGCAAGCTTGGAAAAAGCGTGCCTTGTTGTCACATTGCCTTCAAGTGTTATAGAGCATTACGATGAATCGGCAGAAAGGCTCTACCAGCAGCTTCAAAGGGTGTCTGGAAGAGTTGAAAAGATTTATACACCTGTAAACGAAAACGAAATAGCGAAGGTTGTTCGAAGAAGACTTTTCCTGGGAGTAGACGAATCAAAGGCAAAGGAAATTGTTTCTTGGTTCGTGAATTATGCAGATAGAGAAGGAATCCTTCCTGAAGGAGTGCAACCCAGTGAGTATAGGGATAGATTCCTTGATTCGTATCCGTTCATGCCAGAGGTGCTGGATGTGTTGTACCACAGATGGGGAAGTTTCCCTAACTTTCAACGTACAAGAGGCGTACTGAGAATTCTTTCATTAGTAATCCATTCACTAAAGGACAGTGAAAAGCCGTATATAAGCTTAGCGGATTTTGACCTTTCAAATGAGACGATTAGACAGGAATTCTTAAAGCACATAGGTACAGAATTCAATAGTGTTTTGGCGCAGGATATCACCGACAGTGGTGCTGGTGCTAAAAAGGTAGATAAATCTCTTGGTGATGCATACCAAGGCTTGAATATGGGAACAAGGACAGCAAGTACAATATTTTTATATTCTTTCTCAGGAGGGCAAGAAAAGGGGATAAACCTTAGAGAGTTGAAAAGATGCGCCTCTGTAGTCGGTGTTCCTGCAACTCTGGTTTCAGAAGCTGTTGAGCAGTTGAGACAGAATCTGTTTTATTTGCAAAGTACAGGAGATAGATTTTTCTTTTCAAACCAACCAAATATCAACAGGATAATCTTGACTGAGATGGAAAACATAAAGGACGAAGAAGCTGAAAGATTAGAATTGGACATTCTTAAACAAAACATTAAGGGAGACAAACTTAAGGTCTTTATATGGGAAGAGGACCCAAGCAATATTCCTGACTCTGAGGAACTTAAGTTGGTTGTACTAAAGAGGGACAACAAAGAACGCATTCAAAACATTTTAAGAAACAAGGGCGCAACTCCACGGGTAAATAGGAACACAATCTTCTTCCTATATCCCATGGAATCTGAGAGATCAAGATTTACGAACACACTTTTGAAAAAGATAGCCTACGAACGTGTTGAACGTAATAAAGATTTACAACTATCCGAAGAACAAAGACGAGAGGTAAGAGAGAAATTAAAGGAAATAAGTGATGAACTTAATATGGTTATACGGGCTTTGTATAGATTGATTGGCATTCCTGCTGAGAGAGAAGAAATAAAGGTTGAGGATTTAGGTATACCAACATACGGCGATTTGAAGCCGATTGATTATCGGGTATATGAGCGTCTTAAGGCTTTGGGTGAAATCCTTGAAAAAATCGCACCGTTGGTTATTAAAGAGAAGTATCTTGTAGATAGGGATTACGTCTCAACGAAGCAAATTTATCAATCAACACTGACTACTCCAGGGCAGATAAGGTTCGTAAGCAGGGATGTATTGGTAGATGGAATTATAGAGGGTGTGGAGAAAGGTATATTCGGACTTGGCGAGTTGAGCAGTGACAAACTAATTTGTAGTTACTTCAAAGAGAAACCGTCAGTATCTTTCGCTGATAATGAAGTGCTTATTAGACAGGAAATATGTGAAGAGCAAAGGAGAAAAATAGACACAGGCGAAAAAACAGAAGACGGTGAAACTGGTGTAGGCTCTGTTGCTGAAAAAACACGTGATTATACACCCCCAACACTTATTACGCCACCAGCTGGTGTAAGAAAACAGCTTTCACTTACATTTGAAGTTCCGCAAGGTAAGCTATCAGATATCATGCCGATCCTTCGCTTCATTCAGTCAAAATTTGGAAGAATCAGGATAAATCTTACAGCAACCGACGGAGAGATTTCTGAAGACGAGTATGATATGAGAATAAAAGAAGCTTTCGAACAAGCTCGTATAGATTTTGAAGAGCGATAA
- a CDS encoding DUF1156 domain-containing protein — MDKKDRRFIEESFPVREVSAESAREKSIRQGHISTLHIWWARRPLAASRATSYAALIPAPNEIEEWEKKRHFIIELSKWENSLRKDLIYKVRKDILEANGGTPPKVIDPFGGGGSIPLEALRIGCEVYSNDLNPVAVFIQKCTLEYPIKYGKKGEVEKEVEEFGTKVRRKVNVDNVLVEDVRYWAEWVLEEARKEIGKFYPHDPDGSIPVGYTWARTIPCQNPSCGAEIPLIRQYWLVRKSNKKVALFPYVEGKDVKFKIVGDGYEEMPKVFDPDNGTVSRAVVTCPVCGSVIDDDTTRRLFQEGKSGERMIAVILESPGSQGKVYRLATAQDLKAFMEAEEYMKEKRRKLMEEWGMDPVPDEPLPPKETLGFRIQRYGFLKWGDLFNSRQKLALIVFLEKVKEVYRRMLAIGVDREYAKAVASYLAISIDNIAEKNNTISRWANTKETIAGSFSRQALPMVWDYFESNPFSGSTGDWLNSVEYNLNVIYHCSQSPKSSGLLANDSMTDVLPVVTQASATSLPYLDNFFDAVFTDPPYYDNVPYSHLSDFFYVWLKRSIGDLYPELFSTPLTPKSQEIVAYSHKEGGKEAGKKFFESMLKKAFQEIHRVLKPNGIAVIVYAHKSTQGWETLINSLLDSGLVITAAYPINTEMQTRLRAQESATLASSIYIVARKIEREPVGFYNNVREELKNHLTRKLERLWAEGIGGADFFIAAIGSAIEVFGKYEKVMDYEGNIIRADRLLEDVRKIATDFAVHQILHNGFAGEISELTRFYVLYRWNFGEAKVPFDEARKLATSCGIDLASEWNRKGFIKREKEFIRVLGPHERNIEDLKDSTELIDVLHHVLLLWEKGKRDDMLIVLKETGYGESEAFYRVAQAISETLPNESKEKKLLDGFLAGKERLREEVRNTKKYGLFD, encoded by the coding sequence ATGGATAAGAAAGATAGAAGGTTCATAGAAGAGTCCTTCCCAGTGAGGGAGGTAAGTGCTGAATCCGCAAGGGAAAAAAGCATTCGGCAAGGTCATATTTCTACCCTACACATTTGGTGGGCAAGACGTCCGCTGGCGGCTTCACGTGCGACAAGCTATGCTGCGCTAATTCCGGCACCTAATGAGATTGAAGAATGGGAGAAGAAAAGACACTTCATTATCGAACTGTCCAAATGGGAGAATTCGTTGAGGAAGGATTTGATATATAAGGTGAGAAAAGATATTCTCGAAGCCAACGGTGGAACCCCCCCAAAGGTGATTGACCCATTTGGTGGGGGTGGCTCAATTCCTCTTGAGGCTCTTCGCATTGGCTGTGAGGTTTATTCAAATGATTTGAACCCCGTTGCTGTGTTTATTCAAAAATGTACCCTTGAGTATCCCATAAAGTACGGAAAAAAGGGTGAAGTTGAGAAGGAAGTAGAAGAATTCGGAACAAAAGTAAGAAGAAAAGTGAACGTGGATAATGTTCTTGTTGAAGACGTTCGATATTGGGCAGAGTGGGTCTTGGAGGAGGCAAGGAAAGAAATTGGAAAATTTTATCCACATGACCCGGATGGAAGCATCCCGGTTGGATACACATGGGCAAGAACAATCCCTTGTCAAAATCCTTCATGTGGTGCTGAGATACCTCTGATAAGACAATACTGGCTTGTGAGAAAGAGTAACAAGAAAGTCGCACTGTTTCCATATGTCGAGGGTAAGGATGTGAAATTTAAGATAGTCGGCGATGGATATGAAGAGATGCCAAAGGTTTTTGATCCCGATAACGGTACAGTTTCCAGAGCAGTAGTAACTTGTCCTGTTTGCGGATCGGTAATTGACGACGACACGACAAGGAGACTATTTCAGGAAGGAAAGTCTGGCGAAAGAATGATAGCGGTGATTTTAGAAAGCCCAGGAAGTCAGGGGAAAGTCTACCGCTTAGCAACCGCACAGGATCTTAAAGCCTTCATGGAAGCCGAAGAATATATGAAAGAGAAAAGGAGAAAACTGATGGAAGAATGGGGAATGGATCCTGTTCCTGATGAACCGTTGCCTCCTAAAGAGACTTTAGGATTCAGGATTCAACGGTATGGTTTTCTCAAGTGGGGAGACCTCTTTAACTCTCGGCAAAAACTTGCACTCATTGTATTTTTAGAAAAGGTGAAAGAGGTATATAGAAGGATGCTTGCTATTGGCGTGGATAGAGAATATGCGAAAGCAGTAGCAAGCTATCTCGCAATTAGCATAGATAATATAGCAGAGAAGAATAATACGATTAGCAGATGGGCAAATACTAAAGAAACTATTGCTGGTTCTTTCAGTCGCCAAGCTTTACCAATGGTTTGGGACTATTTTGAATCCAATCCATTTAGTGGATCTACCGGTGACTGGTTGAATTCGGTAGAATATAATTTAAACGTTATTTACCACTGCTCGCAAAGTCCAAAAAGTTCAGGATTGTTGGCCAATGATTCTATGACTGATGTTCTTCCGGTTGTAACACAAGCAAGTGCTACTTCACTTCCTTATTTGGACAACTTTTTTGATGCTGTATTCACTGATCCACCATATTACGACAATGTGCCATATTCTCATCTTTCCGATTTCTTTTACGTCTGGTTAAAGCGTAGTATCGGTGATCTGTACCCTGAGTTATTCTCAACACCCCTGACACCAAAATCTCAGGAGATCGTAGCTTATTCTCACAAAGAAGGTGGGAAGGAAGCAGGCAAAAAATTCTTTGAGTCAATGCTAAAGAAAGCTTTCCAAGAGATACACCGTGTTTTGAAACCAAATGGTATTGCAGTTATCGTTTATGCTCACAAATCAACACAAGGATGGGAGACACTTATTAATTCTCTCCTCGATTCAGGTTTAGTTATCACAGCTGCCTACCCCATCAATACGGAGATGCAAACAAGACTTCGAGCTCAAGAATCTGCTACGCTAGCATCCTCCATCTACATTGTTGCAAGAAAAATAGAAAGAGAACCAGTAGGTTTTTATAACAATGTGAGAGAGGAACTGAAAAATCATTTGACCAGAAAACTGGAACGACTGTGGGCAGAGGGAATTGGTGGAGCGGACTTCTTCATAGCTGCGATTGGTTCAGCAATAGAGGTTTTTGGCAAATACGAAAAGGTGATGGACTATGAGGGGAACATCATCCGCGCGGATAGGCTTCTTGAGGATGTTCGAAAGATAGCAACTGATTTTGCGGTGCACCAAATATTGCATAATGGTTTTGCAGGGGAAATTTCGGAGCTGACAAGGTTTTATGTGCTTTACCGTTGGAACTTTGGCGAAGCGAAAGTTCCATTCGACGAGGCAAGAAAACTGGCTACAAGTTGTGGTATAGACCTTGCTTCCGAGTGGAATAGGAAGGGGTTTATAAAGAGGGAGAAAGAATTTATAAGAGTCCTCGGCCCCCATGAGAGGAATATAGAGGACTTGAAAGATTCCACCGAACTTATCGATGTGTTGCATCATGTACTCTTGCTATGGGAGAAAGGTAAGAGAGACGACATGTTAATAGTACTTAAAGAAACGGGATATGGTGAAAGTGAGGCTTTTTATCGGGTTGCTCAAGCGATATCAGAGACATTGCCTAATGAGAGTAAAGAAAAGAAACTTCTCGATGGTTTCCTTGCAGGTAAGGAGCGTTTAAGAGAGGAAGTAAGAAATACAAAGAAATATGGACTTTTTGACTAA